One region of Rhodospirillaceae bacterium genomic DNA includes:
- a CDS encoding pyridoxal phosphate-dependent aminotransferase, producing MAFLADRLDRIKPSPTIAVTMKARELKAQGRDIIGLGAGEPDFDTPENIKQAAIKAINSGDTKYTNVDGTDALKKAIIAKFKRENNLDYKLDQITVGTGGKQVLYNALVATVNPGDEVIIPAPYWVSYPDIVHLAEGTPVFVECGQNHQFKLQPEMLDAAITPKTKWLILNSPSNPTGAAYSAKELRAIADVLLKHPHVWVLTDDMYEHLVYDQFKFATIAEVEPKLYERTLTMNGVSKSYCMTGWRIGYAGGPAPLIKAIAKIQSQSTSNPSSISQAAAVEALNGPQDFIAKHNVSFKERRDLVVEMLNKAKGLHCHKPEGAFYVYPSCAGAIGKTTPDGKKIATDDDFVTYLLESEGVAAVQGSAFGLSPHFRISYATSTDALRDACNRIIRACEKLS from the coding sequence ATGGCTTTCCTCGCCGACCGCCTCGACCGTATCAAACCGTCGCCCACCATCGCCGTCACCATGAAGGCGCGCGAACTCAAAGCACAGGGCCGCGACATCATCGGGCTTGGCGCCGGCGAACCGGATTTCGATACGCCGGAGAACATCAAGCAGGCGGCGATCAAGGCGATCAATTCCGGTGACACCAAATATACCAATGTCGATGGCACCGATGCGCTGAAGAAGGCGATCATCGCCAAGTTCAAGCGCGAGAACAATCTCGACTACAAGCTCGACCAGATCACGGTCGGCACCGGCGGCAAGCAGGTGCTCTACAACGCGCTGGTCGCCACGGTGAACCCGGGCGATGAAGTGATCATCCCGGCGCCCTATTGGGTCTCCTATCCGGACATCGTGCATCTTGCCGAAGGCACGCCGGTCTTCGTCGAATGCGGGCAGAACCATCAGTTCAAGCTGCAGCCGGAAATGCTCGACGCGGCGATCACGCCGAAGACCAAATGGCTGATCCTCAATTCGCCCAGCAACCCGACGGGTGCCGCCTATTCCGCCAAGGAACTGCGCGCCATCGCCGACGTGCTGTTGAAGCACCCCCATGTCTGGGTGCTGACCGACGACATGTATGAGCATCTTGTCTATGACCAGTTCAAGTTCGCGACGATCGCCGAGGTCGAGCCGAAGCTCTATGAGCGCACGCTGACCATGAACGGCGTCTCGAAGAGCTATTGCATGACGGGCTGGCGCATCGGCTATGCCGGCGGCCCGGCGCCGCTCATCAAGGCGATTGCCAAGATCCAGTCGCAATCGACCTCGAACCCGTCCTCGATCAGCCAGGCGGCGGCGGTCGAAGCCTTGAACGGCCCGCAGGATTTCATCGCCAAGCACAATGTCTCGTTCAAGGAACGCCGCGACCTCGTGGTCGAGATGCTCAACAAGGCGAAGGGGCTGCATTGCCACAAGCCGGAGGGGGCGTTCTATGTCTATCCGTCCTGTGCCGGCGCCATCGGCAAGACCACGCCGGACGGCAAGAAGATCGCAACCGACGACGACTTCGTGACCTATCTGCTGGAATCGGAAGGTGTGGCCGCGGTGCAGGGTTCGGCCTTCGGCCTGTCCCCTCATTTCCGCATTTCCTACGCCACCTCGACCGACGCGCTGCGCGATGCCTGCAACCGCATCATCCGC
- a CDS encoding DMT family transporter, whose translation MTDAAVATTPLLTPALRGLLYGFIGVAIFGGSLPATRAAVLVLDPWFVSAARAVGAAVLGGLWLMAARPALPSGRDLLRLGLVGLCVVIGFPVLTGLAMHFVPASHGILFVGLMPLATCLVGAMIGTVRPQRPFWFWAAFGAASVTGYVVYEGGGHFGPADLLMVGAVIVTGIGYAVGARLSQKMPPAAVISWALVVCLPLSLPAMILTWPAAPEIVPVSAWIGLGYVTLFSMFIGFLFWYRGLVLGGTARVSQIQLFQPFIGLGLAAVFLGEEVGWGLLLGSVMVTIAVAKARRYA comes from the coding sequence ATGACCGATGCCGCCGTTGCCACGACCCCGTTGCTGACTCCAGCCCTCAGAGGTCTCCTTTACGGTTTCATCGGCGTCGCGATTTTCGGCGGCTCGCTGCCGGCCACACGCGCTGCCGTCCTGGTGCTCGACCCCTGGTTCGTGAGTGCGGCGCGCGCCGTGGGGGCAGCCGTTCTCGGCGGCCTATGGCTGATGGCCGCCCGCCCAGCCCTGCCCAGCGGTCGCGATCTCCTGCGTCTTGGCCTGGTCGGCCTTTGCGTCGTCATCGGCTTTCCGGTGCTCACTGGTTTGGCTATGCACTTTGTGCCGGCCAGCCACGGCATCCTGTTCGTCGGGCTCATGCCGTTGGCGACCTGCCTGGTAGGGGCCATGATCGGCACGGTGCGGCCGCAGCGTCCCTTCTGGTTCTGGGCGGCGTTCGGCGCGGCCTCGGTCACGGGCTATGTGGTCTATGAGGGTGGCGGCCATTTCGGCCCGGCCGATCTGCTGATGGTGGGAGCGGTGATCGTCACCGGCATCGGCTATGCGGTGGGTGCCAGGTTGTCGCAGAAGATGCCGCCCGCCGCGGTCATTTCCTGGGCGCTGGTCGTCTGCCTGCCGTTGAGCCTGCCGGCGATGATCCTCACCTGGCCCGCGGCACCGGAAATCGTGCCGGTATCGGCCTGGATCGGCCTTGGCTATGTAACCCTGTTCTCGATGTTCATCGGCTTCCTGTTCTGGTACCGCGGCCTGGTGCTGGGCGGGACGGCGCGGGTCAGCCAGATCCAGCTGTTCCAGCCGTTCATCGGGCTTGGCCTTGCTGCCGTTTTTTTAGGCGAGGAGGTCGGCTGGGGGCTGCTTCTGGGAAGTGTCATGGTGACAATTGCCGTGGCCAAGGCGCGCCGCTACGCCTGA
- a CDS encoding PLP-dependent aminotransferase family protein: protein MDLDLSAETGTLTTRIAGALGRRMANGALGAGERLPSVRRLAARLAVSPFTIVAAYDRLVADGLVIARAKSGFFVAPRAQGTRPLTLDPPGHCDGPSARIGVNPIWMMRRSLTLDPDQPKPGCGWLPQDWLPEAALRSALRALARAPETGLLEYGVPMGFRPLRDLLARRMNELEIPATPERVLLMDGSSHAIDLVCRYLIEPNDAVLVDDPGYFNFHAAVRAQRGKLLPVPMTASGPDLTVLEQLAAAHRPKLYLTNAGLQNPTGAKLGLSIAHRLLALAQKYDFRILEDDIFRDFEAAPGLRLAALDGLQRVIHLGSFSKTLSAATRIGFLAADAATIADLADLKLAMSFGNNELSAQLVHRLLSDGSYRKHVAGIRDRLARTRFRVSRKLTQLGLVPWLPETAESGEGLFLWLGLPPGKGQTARNAEALAVAAQDQGIVLAPGNVFSPEGAWPSHLRFNVAQTLDPRIFSFLRSELS, encoded by the coding sequence ATGGACCTCGACCTCAGCGCCGAAACCGGCACCCTCACCACCCGCATCGCCGGAGCCCTTGGCCGCCGCATGGCGAACGGCGCCTTGGGCGCCGGCGAAAGGCTGCCCTCGGTCAGGCGGCTCGCGGCCAGGCTGGCAGTCAGTCCCTTCACCATCGTCGCCGCCTATGACCGGCTGGTGGCGGATGGGCTGGTCATCGCGCGGGCGAAGTCCGGCTTCTTCGTGGCGCCCCGCGCGCAAGGTACGCGGCCCCTGACACTCGATCCCCCAGGACATTGCGATGGGCCAAGCGCCCGGATCGGCGTCAATCCGATCTGGATGATGCGGCGCTCCCTCACCCTCGACCCCGACCAGCCCAAGCCCGGTTGCGGCTGGCTGCCGCAGGATTGGCTGCCGGAGGCCGCCTTGCGCAGTGCCCTTCGGGCGCTGGCGCGGGCGCCCGAAACCGGTCTCCTTGAATATGGCGTGCCGATGGGATTCCGGCCGCTCCGTGACCTGCTGGCGCGGCGCATGAACGAATTGGAAATCCCGGCGACACCTGAGCGCGTGCTGCTGATGGACGGTTCATCCCACGCCATCGATCTGGTCTGCCGCTATCTTATCGAGCCGAACGATGCCGTCCTGGTCGACGATCCCGGCTATTTCAACTTCCACGCCGCCGTGCGCGCGCAACGCGGCAAGCTGCTGCCGGTGCCGATGACCGCAAGCGGTCCCGACCTCACCGTTCTCGAACAACTTGCGGCAGCACACCGGCCCAAGCTCTATCTGACCAATGCCGGCCTGCAGAACCCGACCGGGGCAAAGCTCGGCCTGTCGATAGCGCATCGCCTGCTTGCGCTGGCGCAGAAATACGATTTCAGGATCCTTGAAGACGACATTTTCCGTGACTTCGAGGCCGCGCCGGGACTGCGCCTCGCCGCCCTAGACGGCCTGCAGCGCGTGATCCATCTTGGCAGTTTCTCAAAGACGCTCTCCGCCGCGACGCGGATCGGGTTTCTGGCCGCCGATGCGGCCACCATCGCCGACCTCGCCGATCTCAAACTGGCGATGAGTTTTGGCAACAACGAATTGTCCGCGCAATTGGTTCACCGGCTGCTGAGCGATGGTTCGTATCGCAAGCATGTGGCGGGAATCCGCGACCGGCTGGCGCGCACACGCTTCCGCGTGAGCAGGAAACTCACCCAATTGGGACTGGTGCCATGGTTGCCCGAGACGGCGGAATCGGGCGAAGGCTTGTTCCTGTGGCTGGGCTTGCCCCCGGGGAAGGGCCAGACGGCACGTAACGCCGAGGCCCTGGCGGTCGCCGCCCAGGATCAAGGCATCGTCCTGGCGCCCGGGAACGTGTTCAGTCCGGAAGGCGCTTGGCCAAGCCATTTGCGCTTCAACGTGGCGCAAACCCTCGATCCCCGGATTTTTTCGTTTCTGAGATCCGAATTGTCCTGA
- a CDS encoding EAL domain-containing protein codes for MSGRLKLKLLVFVIAFMLGMAAPLIGAKPNMLLAFGAMIGIIMGLVAALAVERPESLAKQFTRAIEEGGLSMVYQPIVTLDANHTIIGAEPLLRWTTQVGDAISPADFLPMAKAMGLGPVLNQRVIEMVLADLGPALKGERELCVTLNLEPDEFADLTKREALAARVAAAGIPPHRIAIEVNEIDAADRQIRPAIWDMKQRGFRISIDDFGIGGGDSEYLSSLNPDLIKLNRRFVALSGNGGPVAGLVAELVRLAKKCNGRIVMVGIESPDIARRASALGADLGQGFYWHKPMPAKEFLELLRG; via the coding sequence ATGTCAGGCCGACTAAAACTGAAGCTGCTGGTGTTCGTGATTGCCTTCATGCTTGGCATGGCGGCCCCCCTCATCGGTGCCAAACCCAATATGCTGCTCGCCTTCGGCGCCATGATCGGAATCATCATGGGCCTGGTGGCGGCGCTCGCCGTCGAGCGCCCGGAATCCCTTGCCAAGCAGTTCACACGCGCGATCGAGGAAGGTGGCCTCTCCATGGTCTACCAACCGATCGTGACGCTTGATGCCAACCACACCATCATCGGCGCCGAGCCATTGCTGCGCTGGACCACCCAGGTCGGCGACGCGATTTCGCCTGCCGATTTTCTGCCGATGGCCAAGGCAATGGGACTTGGACCTGTCCTCAACCAGCGCGTCATCGAGATGGTGCTGGCGGATCTCGGTCCCGCGCTCAAGGGAGAGCGCGAGCTTTGCGTCACGCTCAATCTCGAACCCGACGAGTTCGCCGACCTCACCAAACGCGAGGCACTGGCGGCACGCGTCGCTGCTGCCGGCATCCCCCCGCACCGCATCGCCATCGAGGTTAACGAGATCGATGCCGCCGACCGGCAGATCCGCCCCGCGATCTGGGACATGAAGCAACGCGGCTTCCGCATTTCGATCGACGATTTCGGCATCGGCGGCGGCGACAGCGAATATCTTTCATCGCTCAACCCGGACCTCATCAAGCTCAACCGGCGCTTCGTGGCCTTGTCAGGGAATGGCGGGCCGGTCGCTGGCCTGGTGGCCGAACTTGTCCGCCTTGCCAAGAAATGCAACGGCCGGATCGTGATGGTCGGCATCGAAAGCCCCGACATCGCGCGGCGAGCCAGCGCCCTTGGCGCCGATCTCGGCCAGGGCTTCTATTGGCATAAGCCCATGCCGGCAAAGGAGTTCCTGGAGTTGCTGCGCGGTTGA
- a CDS encoding patatin-like phospholipase family protein, producing the protein MNGKSPTTASTAPTPRIHKPGVKRISLALQGGGSHGAFTWGVMHRLISEPRIYIDGLSGTSAGGMNAAVFADGFLKGKRQGAIDALQAFWMGVSALNPIPRAIPRGIPGVSEGWDVDKDPTFMWLDFTTRLFAPRQVNPMKLDPLGDLLADLVDFENLRNHPEVKLFVTASNVRTCRSRTFRTPEMSVKALMASACLPLMFEAVEVDGEFYWDGGYLGNPAIHPLIHECDSSDVVIVQINPMNRPDVPLTARDILNRINEMTFNASLVREMEGFATLTRLIENGELHNDRYTAVRFHEISAEVELAEMGSLSKMNTERAFLEHLHQLGYETADNWITQNFERIGWESTIDLNARFG; encoded by the coding sequence ATGAACGGCAAATCGCCCACGACGGCATCGACCGCGCCCACGCCACGGATCCATAAGCCAGGCGTGAAGCGGATCAGTCTCGCGTTGCAGGGTGGCGGTTCCCATGGCGCCTTCACCTGGGGCGTCATGCACCGGCTGATCAGCGAGCCCAGGATCTACATCGACGGCCTGAGCGGCACCAGCGCCGGCGGCATGAATGCGGCCGTTTTCGCCGACGGATTCCTCAAGGGCAAGCGGCAAGGCGCCATCGATGCGCTGCAGGCTTTCTGGATGGGTGTCTCGGCGTTGAACCCCATCCCGCGCGCGATCCCGCGCGGCATTCCAGGCGTGTCCGAAGGCTGGGACGTCGACAAGGATCCCACTTTCATGTGGCTGGATTTCACCACGCGCCTGTTTGCGCCCCGCCAGGTCAATCCGATGAAGCTCGATCCGCTGGGCGATCTGCTGGCTGATCTGGTCGATTTCGAGAACCTGCGCAATCATCCCGAGGTGAAGCTGTTTGTGACCGCCTCCAATGTGCGCACCTGCCGCTCACGCACCTTTCGCACACCCGAGATGTCGGTGAAGGCGCTGATGGCCTCGGCCTGCCTGCCCTTGATGTTCGAGGCGGTCGAGGTGGATGGCGAGTTTTATTGGGACGGCGGCTATCTCGGCAATCCGGCCATTCACCCGCTCATTCACGAATGCGACAGTTCCGATGTGGTGATCGTGCAGATCAACCCGATGAACCGGCCGGATGTGCCGTTGACGGCCCGCGACATTCTCAACCGCATCAATGAAATGACCTTCAACGCCAGTCTCGTGCGCGAGATGGAGGGATTTGCCACGCTGACGCGGTTGATCGAAAACGGCGAGTTGCACAACGACCGCTACACTGCGGTCCGGTTTCACGAGATCAGCGCCGAGGTGGAGCTTGCCGAAATGGGCTCGCTCAGCAAGATGAATACCGAGCGCGCCTTCCTCGAGCATCTCCACCAGCTCGGCTATGAAACCGCCGACAACTGGATCACGCAGAATTTCGAGCGCATCGGCTGGGAAAGCACCATCGATCTCAATGCCCGATTTGGCTAA
- a CDS encoding TerC family protein produces MLSFLTLAVLEIVLGIDNLLFVQIVASRCDPAHQMLARRVGLLLALGTRLLLLASIAWVVGLTEPFWTFDWFGPEMTYDLSWRDVILLGGGLFLLAKATTEIHHHIEGSEGGVKGGKYLSLGAAVVQIAILDIVFSLDSVITAVGMADHLSVMVAAVIAAMIVMIAAAGPVGNFVDRHPTVKMLALSFLLLIGMALLGEGLHFHIPKAYLYFAIAFSVLVEMLNLWARKKRARVKA; encoded by the coding sequence ATCCTGAGTTTCTTGACCCTTGCTGTCCTGGAAATCGTGCTTGGCATAGACAATCTGTTGTTTGTGCAGATCGTCGCCAGCCGCTGCGATCCGGCCCACCAGATGCTGGCCCGGCGGGTCGGCCTGTTGCTCGCCCTGGGCACGCGCCTGTTGTTGCTGGCCTCGATCGCCTGGGTCGTCGGGCTGACGGAGCCCTTCTGGACCTTCGACTGGTTCGGGCCGGAGATGACCTACGACCTCTCCTGGCGCGACGTCATTCTTCTGGGCGGTGGTCTCTTCCTCCTTGCCAAAGCAACGACCGAAATCCACCATCACATCGAAGGTTCCGAAGGCGGCGTGAAGGGCGGCAAATATCTCAGCCTGGGTGCGGCCGTCGTTCAGATCGCCATCCTCGACATCGTGTTCTCGCTCGACAGCGTCATCACCGCGGTCGGCATGGCCGACCATCTCTCGGTCATGGTCGCCGCCGTCATCGCCGCGATGATCGTGATGATCGCCGCCGCCGGCCCGGTCGGCAATTTCGTCGACCGTCATCCCACGGTAAAGATGCTGGCTCTTTCCTTCCTGCTGCTGATCGGCATGGCGCTCTTGGGTGAAGGCCTGCACTTCCACATCCCGAAGGCCTATCTCTACTTCGCCATCGCCTTCTCGGTGCTGGTCGAGATGCTCAACCTGTGGGCGCGGAAGAAGAGGGCTCGCGTGAAGGCCTAG
- a CDS encoding DUF2189 domain-containing protein, with product MASSPPTVRRIAATDFFDIFRKAFADFGAYRTDVFFLCIIYPVVGIVMARTAFGYDMLPLLFPMSSGFALIGPFAGLGLYEMSRQRELGVAVTWRNAFAVLRAPALGSIVLLGLILVAVFVLWIATAATLHTAILGPEQPLSMGAFLQDVFMTQAGWTLIVVGMGVGFLFACLALAVSVVSFPLLLDRDVGLGTAIRTSFNAVAVNPVPMAVWGVIVAGSLLLGSIPFFAGLIIVMPVLGHATWHLYRQMIAP from the coding sequence ATGGCGAGTTCGCCGCCAACGGTGCGGCGCATCGCGGCCACGGATTTCTTCGATATCTTCCGTAAGGCCTTCGCTGATTTCGGCGCCTATCGCACCGACGTGTTCTTCTTGTGCATCATCTATCCGGTGGTCGGCATCGTCATGGCGCGCACGGCCTTCGGCTACGACATGCTGCCGCTCCTGTTTCCGATGTCTTCGGGTTTTGCGCTCATCGGCCCCTTTGCCGGCCTCGGGCTTTATGAAATGAGCCGGCAACGGGAACTGGGTGTTGCCGTCACCTGGCGCAATGCGTTCGCGGTCCTGCGCGCGCCGGCCCTCGGCAGCATCGTCTTGCTGGGCCTTATCCTGGTTGCCGTGTTCGTGCTGTGGATCGCCACGGCAGCGACACTCCACACCGCCATTCTGGGGCCCGAACAGCCGCTCTCCATGGGCGCCTTCCTGCAGGACGTGTTCATGACGCAAGCTGGCTGGACCCTGATCGTGGTTGGCATGGGGGTAGGCTTCCTGTTTGCCTGTCTCGCTTTGGCCGTGAGCGTTGTCTCTTTTCCGCTGCTGCTTGACCGCGATGTCGGGCTGGGGACGGCGATCCGCACCTCGTTCAACGCGGTCGCGGTCAATCCGGTGCCGATGGCCGTCTGGGGCGTGATCGTCGCCGGCAGCCTGCTGCTGGGCTCGATCCCGTTCTTTGCCGGGCTGATTATCGTGATGCCGGTTCTTGGCCACGCCACCTGGCATCTCTACCGCCAGATGATTGCGCCCTAG
- a CDS encoding SulP family inorganic anion transporter — MNTVHQPSFVELFTPKLVTVLREGYRLADVRTDAIAGLTVAIVALPLSMAIAVASGVTPDRGLYTAIIGGFIISALGGSRFQIGGPAGAFIVLVAATVTAHGIDGLILAVLLSGIILLATGLLRLGTFVKYIPYPVTVGFTAGIAVIIFASQIKDLLGLSLPGGEPGELIHKVPALALALPSVNAAACALALLTILLIVGIRRYRPRWPGLLIGVSAASLGAALLGLPVETIGTRFGGIPHVLPWPQLPPISYDKVVEMLPSALSFALLGSIESLLSAVVADSMTGRRHRSNCELVAQGVANIASSLFGGICVTGTIARTATNVRAGARGPVAGMLHALFLLAFMLLAAPLASYIPLAALAAVLATVAWNMAEKPAFAVLLWASRADAVVLMATFLVIIFSDLINGILTGFCLSALLMLHRMAEAVATATSYHNEDQADFQPGEGRKRYDPGQAGDRDIVICRISGAFFFGAAASVAAALDRIGEQPKAVIFDFAAVPILDSTAAATIEAFVHKAHKRGAHIIIAAADAKVRHSLKVLGVKRPLVLFAADLKAAVAAAHAAIAEDAKP, encoded by the coding sequence TTGAATACGGTTCATCAGCCCAGCTTTGTCGAGTTGTTCACCCCGAAACTGGTGACAGTGCTGCGCGAAGGCTACCGCCTGGCGGATGTCAGGACGGATGCCATTGCGGGCCTGACGGTCGCCATCGTCGCCTTGCCGCTTTCCATGGCAATCGCGGTGGCGTCCGGGGTGACACCGGATCGCGGCCTCTATACCGCGATCATCGGCGGCTTCATCATCTCGGCCCTGGGTGGCAGCCGGTTCCAGATCGGCGGGCCGGCAGGCGCCTTCATCGTGCTCGTCGCGGCCACCGTCACGGCACATGGCATCGACGGGCTGATCCTCGCCGTGCTGCTCTCCGGCATCATCCTGCTCGCCACCGGCCTGTTGCGATTGGGGACCTTCGTCAAATACATCCCCTATCCGGTCACCGTGGGTTTCACGGCGGGCATCGCGGTCATCATCTTCGCCAGCCAGATCAAGGATCTCCTGGGTCTCAGCTTGCCGGGGGGCGAACCCGGCGAATTGATCCACAAGGTGCCGGCCCTGGCGCTGGCCTTGCCCAGCGTCAATGCCGCGGCCTGCGCGCTGGCGCTGCTCACCATCCTCCTCATCGTCGGCATCCGCCGTTATCGGCCGCGCTGGCCTGGCCTCCTCATCGGCGTCAGCGCGGCGTCATTGGGGGCGGCCCTGCTCGGTCTGCCGGTCGAAACGATCGGGACGCGCTTTGGCGGAATCCCACATGTCCTGCCCTGGCCGCAATTGCCGCCGATCAGTTATGACAAGGTGGTCGAGATGCTGCCCTCGGCGCTTTCCTTTGCCTTGCTGGGCAGCATCGAGAGCCTGCTCTCGGCCGTCGTCGCCGACAGCATGACCGGGCGGCGGCATCGCTCGAATTGCGAGCTGGTGGCGCAGGGGGTGGCCAACATCGCCTCGTCCCTGTTCGGCGGAATCTGCGTCACCGGCACCATCGCCCGCACCGCCACCAATGTCCGCGCCGGCGCGCGCGGGCCAGTGGCCGGCATGTTGCATGCGCTGTTCCTGTTGGCCTTCATGCTGCTGGCAGCTCCCCTTGCCTCCTACATCCCGCTGGCGGCCCTTGCCGCCGTGCTGGCGACGGTCGCCTGGAACATGGCGGAGAAGCCGGCCTTCGCGGTTCTGTTGTGGGCATCACGCGCTGATGCGGTGGTGCTGATGGCGACTTTCCTTGTCATCATCTTCAGCGACCTCATCAACGGCATCCTGACCGGCTTCTGCCTCTCGGCGCTTCTCATGCTGCATCGCATGGCCGAAGCCGTGGCGACGGCCACCTCCTACCACAACGAGGATCAGGCAGATTTCCAGCCAGGCGAGGGGCGCAAGCGCTACGATCCGGGCCAGGCGGGCGACCGGGACATCGTCATCTGCCGCATCTCCGGCGCCTTCTTCTTTGGTGCAGCGGCCAGCGTCGCTGCGGCCCTCGACCGGATCGGCGAGCAGCCCAAGGCGGTGATTTTCGATTTTGCCGCGGTGCCGATCCTCGATTCCACCGCTGCCGCCACGATCGAAGCCTTCGTCCACAAGGCCCACAAACGTGGCGCCCACATCATCATCGCCGCGGCGGACGCCAAAGTGCGGCACTCGTTGAAAGTTCTCGGCGTGAAGCGACCGCTGGTGCTCTTTGCAGCCGATCTCAAGGCCGCCGTCGCTGCCGCGCATGCGGCGATTGCCGAGGACGCGAAGCCGTAG
- a CDS encoding YafY family transcriptional regulator produces MRRADRLFQIIQILRRHRRPLTADAIAAELETSKRSIYRDIATLMAQRVPIRGEAGVGYVLEGGYDLPPLMLTADEIEAAVLGAQWVTGRGDPALVRAAQDLIAKIAAAVPERLRPIVLDPASLTSSNRQMPPDLVDVAPIRAAIHSGHKVVLDYRDELGRATNRTVWPVTIGYLETVRMLVAWCELRGDFRHFRTDRIHAVEVLVDRVPERPSVLRVKWRKTQKHAREKPAD; encoded by the coding sequence ATGCGGCGGGCGGACAGGCTCTTCCAGATCATCCAGATCCTGCGGCGGCACCGGCGGCCGCTGACCGCCGATGCCATCGCCGCCGAGTTGGAGACCTCAAAACGCTCGATCTACCGGGATATTGCCACCCTGATGGCCCAGCGCGTGCCGATCCGGGGCGAGGCGGGGGTGGGATATGTGCTGGAGGGTGGGTATGACCTGCCGCCCCTGATGCTCACCGCCGACGAAATCGAGGCGGCCGTGCTGGGGGCGCAATGGGTCACGGGGCGGGGCGACCCGGCCCTGGTCCGGGCCGCCCAGGACCTCATCGCCAAGATCGCCGCCGCCGTGCCGGAGCGCCTCCGGCCGATCGTGCTTGATCCCGCGAGCCTTACCTCCAGCAACCGCCAGATGCCGCCGGACCTGGTCGATGTGGCACCCATCCGGGCTGCCATCCATAGCGGCCACAAGGTCGTGCTCGATTATCGCGACGAGCTGGGCCGCGCCACCAACCGCACGGTCTGGCCGGTGACCATCGGTTATCTCGAAACCGTGCGCATGCTGGTGGCCTGGTGCGAGCTGCGCGGCGACTTCCGCCACTTCCGCACCGACCGCATTCACGCGGTCGAGGTGTTGGTGGATCGGGTGCCCGAGCGGCCCTCGGTCCTGCGCGTCAAATGGCGCAAGACGCAAAAGCATGCGCGGGAGAAACCGGCCGACTGA
- a CDS encoding glutathione S-transferase family protein yields the protein MKTETQLMMAGLPYEKDLTGFDKAPKGKLPYIRDGELVIADSTFIRQHIEWSYGVDFDAGLDVQQRATAWAVERMIEDHLGWAALKVRWLDPVNFAKGLAQFFDRVPEEIREKVKADTLTEIARRLHGHGLGRHSDEDILFLGTRSLYSLSQILGDKPYLMGNEPCGTDATAFGMLTHVMAPFFDTDLRKAAESHANLRPYVDRMMARFYPRHLEARQAA from the coding sequence ATGAAGACGGAAACGCAGCTCATGATGGCCGGCCTGCCCTACGAAAAGGACCTTACCGGCTTTGACAAGGCGCCCAAGGGCAAGCTGCCCTATATCCGGGACGGCGAGCTTGTGATCGCCGATTCAACCTTCATCCGCCAGCATATCGAATGGTCTTATGGCGTCGATTTCGACGCCGGGCTCGACGTGCAGCAGCGCGCCACGGCCTGGGCGGTCGAACGCATGATCGAGGATCATCTGGGCTGGGCGGCGCTCAAGGTGCGCTGGCTCGATCCGGTCAATTTTGCTAAGGGGCTGGCTCAGTTCTTTGACCGGGTTCCGGAAGAGATCCGCGAAAAGGTGAAAGCCGACACGCTGACCGAGATCGCCAGGCGCCTTCACGGTCACGGGCTTGGCCGCCATTCGGACGAGGATATCCTGTTCCTCGGCACCCGCTCGCTTTACAGCCTGTCGCAGATCCTGGGCGACAAGCCGTATCTCATGGGCAACGAGCCCTGCGGCACGGACGCCACGGCCTTCGGCATGCTGACCCATGTCATGGCGCCGTTCTTCGACACGGATCTGCGCAAGGCGGCGGAATCCCATGCCAACCTGCGGCCTTATGTGGATCGCATGATGGCGCGGTTCTATCCCCGGCATCTCGAGGCACGACAGGCGGCGTGA